Genomic window (Lutra lutra chromosome 17, mLutLut1.2, whole genome shotgun sequence):
TTACCCAGGCGAAGCAGTTTCTTCATTCCATACATGCCATGTGACTTCAGATGTGAATAATCCGAGTTCAAAAACTTCACAATAAATTCAAGTgggtttttctaagatttttttttttaagattttatttgacagaaatcataagtaggcagagagacaggcagggtcGGGGAGCGggggagcagtctccccactgagcagagcccaatgcagggctcaatcccaggaacctgagatcatgatctgagctgaaggcagaggcttaacccactgagccacccaggtgcccccttttctaagatttttaaaaatttatttatttgagagaaagagagagagcacaagagcagggtgaggggcagagggagaagcagactccccactgagcagagagcctgatgaggagctTGATCCTGGCTGCGATCATTACCCAAGCAGAAGACAGACCCCAagcagaagacagacgcttaacaaactgagcttAAGAAATCTCTATGCCCGGGCcgcttgggtggctgagtcgttgagtgtctgcctttggctcaggtcatgatcccagccacctgggatggagccccacatcgggctccctgcttggtgggaagcctgcttctccctctcccactccccctgcttctgttccctcaataaataaaatcttaaaaaaaaaaaagatctctctacacccaatgtggacaTCAAACTCACGACCCAGAGCTCAAATCACCcgctccacggactgagccagccatgtgtcCCAGTGAGTTTTCAGGTGCACATGCATGAACAAGGCACAGTCAACGGTCCTCACTTGTTCTCTTGCAGCAGACTTTTTTCCAGCTTGAGTCAAGGTTAAAGCAGGCTCCTTCCACCTACAGGTCCCCATGCCCCACCGCATATACACAAGTTTCCATCTACCACAATTACAGAGTATTAcattgtaatacttttttttaatttttaatttttaatttgacagacactGGGAGAAAGGAACACAAGGTGGGGGgcgtgtgagagggagaagcaggctggagagggaacacaagcaggggcaatggGAAGGAGAAGtcggcttcctgccaagcagggagcctgatacagaggGCTGATCCTaagaccgtgagatcatgaccagagctgaagggagactgagccaccagggacCCCCCGGCATGGAACCCAACGCTGGGctttaactcacaaccctgagaccaagacttGAGATCAAGGCTTCTTGGTGTCTTAACCAGATGCCCCAAATTATCAGACaccctgaattattttttaaagattttatttgacaggcagagatcacaagcaggcagagaggaaggcagacagagagggaaacaggctccccgctgagcagagaaccctatgcaggactcgatcccaggaccccgagatcatgacctgagctgaaggcagcggcttaacccactgagccacccaggcgcccgaccctGAATTATCTTttaactcagcaattccactactaggaATTTACCTCCAGATCAGTTATCAGGGAAGTTGGCTTGAGGCATTTGCATGCATAGCAGTActgtttacagtagccaagaaactagattttacttttaagaccGGGAAAAGGGAAATGACATTCCCCATGAGCTACTGCAGAAGGAAGCTATGTATGTGGTATGATACAGAACAGTGCACAGCATAAAgcattttgttaaaagaaaaaaatttacatggGTGGGGAAAGACGTCAAAAACTGTTAAAGGGACTGGGGAGCAGACCTTCACTTTTacctgagattttattttccttattttccaatCTCATAAAAACCAAGTACTTACTTGGCAGGATGaaagcgcttttttttttttttttaagatttatttatttgacagagagagatcacaagtagatggagaggcaggcagagagagagagagagagggaagcaggctccctgcctcgatcccaggaccctgagatcatgacctgagccgaaggcagcggcttaacccactgagccacccaggcgcccgctcttttttttttttaactcttgaaATTTGTAGCACCATTTACTTCTTAAAAGATGACTCTCCAACTAGATTCAGCTTCCTTGGGCAGGGCCCATGAAGAATGCCACCAGCCCTCCCAGATTTTCCTCACCAGATTGCTTTTAATTCCTTGCAGCATTCCTGGGCTGGGCCGGCAGCTCCCAGCGGCCCATAGTTGTGTCCCAGCCTGCTGGCTCTTAGGCAGGAGACCAGGTGGGAGGGAAACAGACACACCCTGGAATCCTAGTAAGCGCAATGTTTATTTTCCAAACAATTTTATTGAAATGTGCCAAGAGTACACGGGCAGCACAAATgtatgaacaggaaaaaaaaaaaaaaaaaaaatcacacgtacaataattttttttaaaaagtgaacgtTAATCTTGGGAGATATCAggtccccttcccctccccctccagactGCCAGCATTTCCGTTATGGTTAAGCCCACTAACctagcatttaaaaaaaggaatacaagaacttttggaaaaaaaaaggaaaaaaaaaaacaaacccagaaacaaaacaaaacaaacagcataaaggaaagagaaacgtTTTCCTGCTCAGATGGGACTCTTCTGGATCACCTATTAGGAGGCGTGCTGAGCGGTGGAGAAACACAACTTCAGAGTGTAAGGATATGGACCATCTGCAAAGGAGAAGACAGGTTTGGCTgcacccctcctcctctgcagGTGCCGACCACCCGGCCCCTCCTCCATTTCTGCTGTTCGGCTGCAGGGATCTAACTAGTCACTGCCCAACGTGAGACTTACAATCAAGCCCAATACTGAAGGCACTTCCCCGCCCCCGCCTTCGATTCCACGGGGAATCCCATTCCCAGCTCCCCAGCTGGCCCAGGTTGCAAGTGGGCAGATGTTCCCCGATGGCCAGATCAGCCCTTTTCCTGGGTACCCTCTGAGCCAGTCTGTGCGACAGACAGTGCTCAGTGTTTACTGGCAGCTTCTGACGCACGGAAAACCAGTCCCTGGAGGACGAGTCTTAGGAACCCCGAGGCTGGCAGAGCAGGTGGCGGCAAGCAGCCAGGCTGGATCTCCCTCCCACAGGGACCATCAGGCTAATCTCCTGGCGACCAGGTCCCGCCTGCCCATGTCGGCACCAGTGAAGCGATCTCTGGGGCCCTATGTTGATGGCAGGGAGGACGGCTCTGGCCTGAagccagcccagcatcaggccaCAAGGGTGAGGACTACAGGACACACAGATACTCACTTGGGTTTTTCATCTGGTAATGATTCAGGAAGCCCAAAGTCTCCAGGGCATCACTCTTGGATTCCCACTCCAGCAGCCCAGAGGAGCTGCGTTCACCTGATCAGAACACAAAGTTTGTTTCAGGCGGACCTGAGCAGGAATCGGGTCCACCCGCCTAAAGCCAAGGAACGGGGAAAGAAGGCGGTAGCAGTTCACTCACTTTTGCCTGAGAATACTTTCACCGAAGATGGCCGTTTCACTCCTAGCTCGTCACAGATCTGCAGGACACAGAAAGGATTCAGAAACAGCAGTACCACGTGGCAGGATTCAAGCAGCTCGTGACAGAGTACTGACATTTTTCTGGGATTTCTGATCTTTGATCACACAACATACTCTAAGGCACCCCCCCCATGACCCAACAAAGGCTTAGAAACACTGTTCTTACTGTTTCCACTACCTTTAACTATCATCATTACAGCAAaaactgtttgttttttcttaaaattcccaCCTGGGTGTACTGGCACTAAGCAAATGTTTGCCAAAGTGACAAGCAACACCTCAGGCCCAAGCAAGGGCTGAAGTCCAACCCTGCCAGTCAGCCCTCCTCCCACTCAATGCCCCAGTCTCCTCTGACCAGACCTGAACAGGAGCCTCCCTTCTGTTATTATCGAGGGACGGAAGGTCCCGACTACGTGGATGCTTTGACACTGGACTCTAATAATCGCCACTCTCTCACCCAGACTAGGAGAAACCTTTTTTGGCAAACAGCAGCCACCCCAGTCTGTCAACAACGCAAGCAAACAGGACAGCCGACCTCCACCGCGGCTAGGCCTTTGGTGCTGTTCTCAGCCTGTCCGTTCTGGTTCCAGCTGCATCCCCGGACCCAGCCCAGGGCGTGGCGGAGCTGTGGCTCAACAAGTACTAGAAAAGCCTACAACACATGGCTCATTCAGATGGCGCGGTGAGGGGCCAGTTCCACAGCACCCACCTCGAAGAAGTTCTCCTCAGTCACCTCCAGAGGGGCGTTGAAGAAGTGCAGCACGTTGCTCGGGTGCTGGATGCGGTTCTTGGCTGCCTGCTCTGGGGTAGAGAACCGATTGTTCCTGGATTCGCTGAAGTCTTTGTAACTGCACGACCCGTCTTCTAGCCCGTAGGACTGCCCGGGCATGATGGCTGGTTGCTTGGAGACACTGTACCAGAGAAGGGGAGCTCTGTGTCAGACCCCAAGCCCTCCACGGCGGCCTAGCTCCTGTCTGAAGATGCTGTGTGCCTCAGGGGTCTCTGCCCCACAGCTCAGGCGAGACCGACAGTTTCCCCACCGTTTCAGCTGTGCGCAGATGCACGACCCACCACCCCCTACTCCTGCCCGAGTAAGAACCCAGTCTCGCCTGTGCTCCTCTGCTGGGTGCTTTCCAGAGCGGCCCCATTctacttcccttcttccctcagcTCCTCTCCAACACTCCCAAGCCTGAGGAGACTAAGGACCTACCAGACATTCAGCTTCTGCCCGAACATGAAGTTGTTGTTGAGGTGAGTAATGGCCCGGTCCACAGCATAGCCATCAGCCATCTCCACCATGGCGGCCCCCGGCTTGCTTTTCATGAATTTCACCTTCAGGAGAGGGACTGTGATCAGTGCCACGGCCCAGCTGCCAGGGACCCTTCCTCCACCCCTTCTGAGCTAGTGAAAAGCAAGGAACTCCTGGCTCTAGAGCAAGGCTTCCGTCCGCCCCCCGGGGAACAAGACATCAGGAGCAGAGCAGTGTGTGCGGcccccaggcagggctctgcGCAAGGGCCAGTCTTTCTCACCTCAGGGCACGAGCCCTGAGTGCATCACTTAATGAAGCGCAACAAAAAGCGGGCAGCGGCACagtaaggaaagaaagcagatacTGCCACTAACGTCTGTCAGTGAGCACACAGACGCACATGGTCCAGAGTGGGTCACGATGGGAAACACCGCTGTGGGCAATAGGACCGAAGGCAGCGAACGCCCGTGACAAAGGCGCCAAAGCCAATCTCTCTAGCATGAGGTCCTGCTTCCACATAAAGGTCTGGGAACCTGGGCAAGTAATTTACCCTCCGTGCCTTCACTGCCCCGACTGGTCTCATCAAGGACTCTAGTAACAAGCAAGTTGCCACACGTCCAGTCCTATCCACAGCGCCCGAGGTGCAGAAGGCAGGCTTAACCCACGCTATGGCTGCCGTTGCTAGGACTCCCCGGCTAAGCCAGGGGCTGCGAGCACAGAGGCTCCCAGGACTCAGCTGGGTTCCAGAGAAACAAGCCACCTGGTCAGGGGCGAACAGCCACCTGTCCCATAGGCAAGGCAGGAAGGCCCAAGGGTTGCCAGATCatctttcagttttctgaaaaaatCCTCACATGATGATCTTCGGCCACAAAAACTGAGTCTTATAAATCACAAATGTAAGTATGACGTTAAGCATTCATACTTTCATGAAGTCCTGGTTAACGCACCCGATTAAGAGACGACAAAACAGCCATGGTGAGGACCAAACATAATGTCCGCAGCTGGCTGCCTGCTTCAGTGAGTCACCCTCTTGGAACCAGCCTGCTGTCAGCCAGGCTCCTTCCCCCACTGTTGACGCATGAGGCTCGGCCCACTCGGGCTGCAAGGGTAGCAACGGACCTGAGAGAGACTCACCTTCTCCACATTGCCATACAAGCAGAAGACATTGAAGACCCGATCACAGTTCATCTTAGATTGATCCAAGCCATAGACCATGAGCACAGGGCTGTCGGCGTGGGGGCCATACtcgggtggtgggggagggggtggggggtgcccatACTGGGGGCCGTAGCGACTTGGGCCCCGACGGTGACCCCCCACTGGTGGGCCCATCCTTCTCCCTTCGTAGTGAGGTGGGGGGGGCCCGTAGCCCTCATCATGGTAATGGCTGTGGTACCCACCGTGGGGCCCtcctggggggtgggaaggaaagagagggaggacgGGTGAGAATTtgcgcggcgggcggcgggcaggGGCACATGAGCCACGGGAGTCCACGGAGGGGAACCCCCTGCCCTCACCATATTCTGCGGGATGATCTCCCAGGAGAGGGGGCTGTCTCTGGCGTTTATTAGGGTTGCTGCCAGGATCACCTGAGGACAGAAAAGACAGTCAGAGGCCACCCAGGAACAAAGGGGCATCACCCTCCTGACTAGAAGCTAATCTCGAAGACCTTCGGTTCCTGCGTGCCTAGGCAAATCCCCCTTCCTCACCAGAGCTGCTAGGGCCTCCTTCCTATGGCCTGACCCGTGGTGGGCATGAAGCCCAAGCCTCAGGACTGGAgcccactccccttcccctgccGGTGCGAAGCAGCTGGTCTCCTTTCTCTGGGAAGGATGAGGCCagcttctgggctctctctcccccttctgccCTGGGCGCAAATGGGAAGTCCAACTCTCAGGCCCTCTGGGGAACCTGCAGATGCTACAGATGTTATGTTACAGAGGCCAAGAACAGATTCCTCAAACTCCTACCGATAATGGGAGAGGAGTTAAGAGCAGGAAAACCACCAAGGAAAGGCAGGGCAGAAAGATGATAAAATCTGGTCCCCATACTTCCAAAGTTCTAGGAGCTCTAGGCCCTACTCTCTAGGTCCCTTCCTTCTCAACCCTGatcctccctgccaccccccatcGTCACACCCAACCAGAGGAGAGGGACTGTGGGAAAGGACAAGCAGGGCAACATCAGAACCAATTCAATTGAACAGTCATATACAAGGCATCGACATTCTCAGACCCCGACAATGGCGCAGATCCACCCAAGACCCCAACTATAATTCATAGTCGCTACATGAATTTAGCGCTTGAGTGGCAGACACTGTGCAAAGCGCTTTACAGACATCACCGCTTCGGAAattcctcacaacaaccctatgaggtaggtactatttttgccccgttttacagataaggaacctGAGCACTCAACTTTTAACTGACCAGTTAAAAGACACtttggcccaaggtcacaaagcaaaAGTTAGCGGCCgagccaggatctgaacccaggtctgGCTGACTCCAAAACCCAGGGTTCGAGACCACTGCCCTTTCCTGCCACCCGGCCTGGGTTTTGTTTCCAACAATCAGTCATTACAAAGATGGAAAAGGGCTACTTACAGCAGAAGTACAGAGTACAATGTCCATTTGTCACAAAAAAcaaatctgtattttctcttaccATTGGACGCTTCAACAGTGAGTTAGCACAGTTCTGAAAGATGGCGTCCCATCAAACATACACTGCGGCCCTGCATCACATGGTTTTACAGTCATAAATACAAGTCACGGTACACACccgatacaatttttttttttaaaaagaattgtctTAAAAGTCAATGTTTTTGATTAAATCAAAAATGGCTCACAGATGTTCTGTCCTCAGAAGATACCAGAAAAGTGGCAAATAAAGGTGTATGAGGTGGGTAGTGTCCCTCCGTGTTGTCAGCTCCTCACACTGTGTGCTGCAGTGCGGTGCTTCTGGCTGTGTAGCGCTCCGTGTGCGTGTCTCCTGGGTATGAGGTGTGCCAGTGGCCCCACTATGCCCGCGCTTTTGGCCTTGGGAGCGCGCCTGGTTACCCGCCAGCAGGTAACTGTGTACCTCTGAGCTGTTTGGCTGTCTGGTTttaggtctgttttgttttttttttttttttttttttttgattttttttttttggttgttgtggtttaagttttttttttttggtttctgagcTCCAGTTGGTGCAGATTATGTTGGCAGCCGATGACTgcggaaaaaataaaaatatcaaaacagaaaagaacaaaaaaaaggcCCTCCCCAAACCAAAGgacttaaaagcaaaaaacaaaaaaaacaacccatatgGCGAGGAATGGAGAGAGGATCCTATTGTCTTGGAGGCCCATGGAATCTACTTCGGTCTATGAAACATTCTCCGAAAAGAGCGCCGCTGGCTGGCTGGGAGAGCTCTGTTCTCTGTGTTTCCTACTTCTGTGTACATTTTCGGGTTCGAGTTTGCTtggattttgacttttttttaatgtttaataaaaaagcAGTGTCTGCTGCCATGTTgcgtctctttctctctttgtctctgtctgcctctgtctctgtgctTGTAGCTGTTCCTTGGAGCGCGGTGTGGTGTTCTTGATGTAGTGAGCTCAAGTCTGCAGCTGTTTCTGGGGACGTGGTGCAGGCTGCGTGTTCTGTTCTCTCCAGGAAGAGCTAGTGGTTTCTACCCTGTGTGTTGGTGAGCAATGTGCAGAGGCAGAGCCGCTGAAGTATGGTTCCCGAGGGGTGGCGAAGCACCGCCCTCACTCCAGGCCACCTCCTCAGCTCTCGTTTTTGCCCCCCAGTCTTGGGGCGGCCAGAGCTGAGAGGCATCAAAACCAATGCACAGCCAGCCCCTGCCACTAGCCCCTGCCGGTCTGCACATCTTCTATTTATGTTCCTTGGAGAAGAAATGGTTGGTTGCCATGTTTCTGTTAGCGGTCATGTAATGCCATTGCCCGCTCTGGTACATTCACTCGGTCACCAATTTGCCTCTGACCTCTGGAGGGGCGGCCAGGCCCACAGCGCCCACCGTGAGGGTCCTGGGGAGAGTCTAGCCCACCCTGCCCACTGCTTCCCAGCTGCGAGGGCGAGCAAGACAGGCCCGCCTAGGAATGGGGGCCTTTGGCCTCCCAGGGCCCGTGAGGTCAGCAACCGGCCTCCTCCCTCAGCCCGTGGCCTAGTCCGACGTATCAGACCAAGACAGACAGAGATGGACGGTCTTGCTGAGGGGGTGCCGCTGCTTTTCCAAAGGCAatcctccacctctccctcctaTCCAAGGCAAACCATTCTTGACAGAGTCTAGGAAGGGGGTTGTCCGTTTGGGCCCCCTGCAGAGATGTTGAGTCCCCGCTACAAGGGAGGTGAGGCGTGTCCGCCCTGCTCCAATCCAGGGTGTCACCTCCACAAGGTCAACTTGCTCAAAGGCTCTGCTCCAAGGGTCTAGGCGCCCTCATCACCTTCCCAgtctgccccgcccctcccccagcagaccCTCTTGATAGTGGCGAGCAAGAGAACCATTCCGGGCCCAGTTGAGAATGGAGAGTCAGTGACCCTAGGCAGGCTCCTAGAAGGGCAACAGCAGAATCCATCTGGGAGCTGCTACTGGTTTATAAGCCATTGCCATGTCCTGTGCTCAACAaggccctccctgctccccaaccccGTCCAAGCCTCTGCCCTGGCTTTACACCCTTAGCCACGTTAAAGGGCCCCCAGCAGCAGCTACAACCTAGAGGCCCCCTCATTCACCCTCTCCCACTGGAGCATCTTTTCCAAGAGCTAACCGCGCAACACCCCCCAGACCCTCCCATGtccacagggagcccaatggcaTTACATAACCCTGAGCCCGGGTCTATGAAGTGCACTAGTCGAGTGAAGGCAAGGCGGGTGTGTTTAGAACAAAGTTGCCATCAGGATTACCTTGTCCACTGAGATTGGGGTTTGTGTAGTCCCAAGTATCCTGATCATTCTTGAACACATTCAAGCGTGTGGGCTGCAGGGACAAGACAAAGCTTGAAATTAGCCAGGCCCCCCAGCTCACCTGGAAGCTGACAAGGGGCAGTCATTTCCTAGACCCACCTTCGCGTATTCAATCTTCAGAGTGCAACAGCCCGAGTATATGTCAGCCCCATTGAGCGAGGCTTTGGCCCGCTGGGCACTCTGCACAGAATCAAATGTGGTTAAAGTTAAGGAAAGCCCCGAGACAGGCGCTCTTTGGAAA
Coding sequences:
- the HNRNPL gene encoding heterogeneous nuclear ribonucleoprotein L isoform X2, giving the protein MSRRLLPRAEKRRRRLEQRQQPDEQRRRSGAMVKMAAAGGGGGGGRYYGGGSEGGRAPKRLKTDNAGDQHGGGGGGGGGAGAAGGGGGENYDDPHKTPASPVVHIRGLIDGVVEADLVEALQEFGPISYVVVMPKKRQALVEFEDVLGACNAVNYAADNQIYIAGHPAFVNYSTSQKISRPGDSDDSRSVNSVLLFTILNPIYSITTDVLYTICNPCGPVQRIVIFRKNGVQAMVEFDSVQSAQRAKASLNGADIYSGCCTLKIEYAKPTRLNVFKNDQDTWDYTNPNLSGQGDPGSNPNKRQRQPPLLGDHPAEYGGPHGGYHSHYHDEGYGPPPPHYEGRRMGPPVGGHRRGPSRYGPQYGHPPPPPPPPEYGPHADSPVLMVYGLDQSKMNCDRVFNVFCLYGNVEKVKFMKSKPGAAMVEMADGYAVDRAITHLNNNFMFGQKLNVCVSKQPAIMPGQSYGLEDGSCSYKDFSESRNNRFSTPEQAAKNRIQHPSNVLHFFNAPLEVTEENFFEICDELGVKRPSSVKVFSGKSERSSSGLLEWESKSDALETLGFLNHYQMKNPNGPYPYTLKLCFSTAQHAS
- the HNRNPL gene encoding heterogeneous nuclear ribonucleoprotein L isoform X3; protein product: MPKKRQALVEFEDVLGACNAVNYAADNQIYIAGHPAFVNYSTSQKISRPGDSDDSRSVNSVLLFTILNPIYSITTDVLYTICNPCGPVQRIVIFRKNGVQAMVEFDSVQSAQRAKASLNGADIYSGCCTLKIEYAKPTRLNVFKNDQDTWDYTNPNLSGQGDPGSNPNKRQRQPPLLGDHPAEYGGPHGGYHSHYHDEGYGPPPPHYEGRRMGPPVGGHRRGPSRYGPQYGHPPPPPPPPEYGPHADSPVLMVYGLDQSKMNCDRVFNVFCLYGNVEKVKFMKSKPGAAMVEMADGYAVDRAITHLNNNFMFGQKLNVCVSKQPAIMPGQSYGLEDGSCSYKDFSESRNNRFSTPEQAAKNRIQHPSNVLHFFNAPLEVTEENFFEICDELGVKRPSSVKVFSGKSERSSSGLLEWESKSDALETLGFLNHYQMKNPNGPYPYTLKLCFSTAQHAS
- the HNRNPL gene encoding heterogeneous nuclear ribonucleoprotein L isoform X1, whose product is MSRRLLPRAEKRRRRLEQRQQPDEQRRRSGAMVKMAAAGGGGGGGRYYGGGSEGGRAPKRLKTDNAGDQHGGGGGGGGGAGAAGGGGGENYDDPHKTPASPVVHIRGLIDGVVEADLVEALQEFGPISYVVVMPKKRQALVEFEDVLGACNAVNYAADNQIYIAGHPAFVNYSTSQKISRPGDSDDSRSVNSVLLFTILNPIYSITTDVLYTICNPCGPVQRIVIFRKNGVQAMVEFDSVQSAQRAKASLNGADIYSGCCTLKIEYAKPTRLNVFKNDQDTWDYTNPNLSGQGDPGSNPNKRQRQPPLLGDHPAEYGEGRGFPSVDSRGSCAPARRPPRKFSPVLPLFPSHPPGGPHGGYHSHYHDEGYGPPPPHYEGRRMGPPVGGHRRGPSRYGPQYGHPPPPPPPPEYGPHADSPVLMVYGLDQSKMNCDRVFNVFCLYGNVEKVKFMKSKPGAAMVEMADGYAVDRAITHLNNNFMFGQKLNVCVSKQPAIMPGQSYGLEDGSCSYKDFSESRNNRFSTPEQAAKNRIQHPSNVLHFFNAPLEVTEENFFEICDELGVKRPSSVKVFSGKSERSSSGLLEWESKSDALETLGFLNHYQMKNPNGPYPYTLKLCFSTAQHAS